In the Cololabis saira isolate AMF1-May2022 chromosome 7, fColSai1.1, whole genome shotgun sequence genome, one interval contains:
- the irf2b gene encoding interferon regulatory factor 2 isoform X1, with the protein MDSEEGSMPVERMRMRPWLEEQINSCQIPGLKWVNKEKRIFQIPWMHAARHGWDLEKDAPLFMRWAVHTGKYQPGADRPDPKTWKANFRCAMNSLPDIEEVKDKSIKKGTNAFRVYKMLSSTERSLKKGKKKTDKEGNPKGRKEIYSSSPEVYPGPVDHSKQDLIKEEGVEVTVTDSASAIHSSVDDHVINSEQVPYVCQTIEVTTENEEQTVSSSHSYPLQISPASSCCGSGTDSDTEDIKEGVSAAWKQDYSKPVLRIPSCSLPGMATFVNPGKPNFRVTSTRDPTPLISYQIDSWSQNSLTPRTGEIRTGEIRTSESRTSDIRTSEIRASVIRKTSDVSSS; encoded by the exons atggatagcgaagag GGCAGTATGCCAGTAGAGAGAATGCGGATGCGGCCGTGGCTGGAAGAACAGATCAATTCTTGCCAGATACCAGGACTGAAATGGGTTAACAAA GAAAAGAGAATCTTCCAGATCCCATGGATGCACGCTGCACGGCACGGGTGGGACTTGGAGAAGGACGCTCCGCTCTTCATGCGCTGGGCCGTACACACTG GGAAGTATCAGCCGGGGGCCGACCGTCCAGATCCAAAGACGTGGAAGGCCAATTTCCGCTGCGCCATGAACAGCCTACCAGACATCGAAGAGGTGAAGGATAAAAGCATCAAAAAGGGAACCAATGCCTTCAGAGTTTATAAAATGCTGTCGTCCACGGAGAGAAGCTTGAAAAAGG GAAAGAAGAAGACAGATAAGGAGGGAAACCCAAAGGGAAGGAAAGag ATCTATTCTTCATCTCCTGAAGTTTATCCTGGACCTGTTGATCATAGCAAGCAGGACTTGATCAAGGAGGAAGGGGTAGAGGTCACAGTGACAGACAGTGCATCAG CAATTCACAGTTCAGTGGACGACCACGTGATCAACAGCGAGCAGGTCCCGTACGTGTGCCAGACGATCGAAGTGACCACTGAGAACGAAGAGCAGACCGTCAGCTCCTCCCATTCCTACCCACTACAGATCTCTCCAGCTTCCTCGTGCTGCG GCAGCGGGACAGACAGTGATACAGAAGATATTAAAGAG GGCGTTAGTGCAGCATGGAAGCAGGATTACAGCAAACCCGTCCTCAGGATCCCCTCCTGCTCCCTCCCTGGCATGGCCACCTTTGTGAATCCGGGCAAACCCAACTTCAGGGTGACCAGCACGCGGGACCCCACGCCGCTGATCAGCTACCAGATCGACAGCTGGAGCCAGAACTCTCTCACGCCCAGGACCGGCGAGATCAGGACCGGCGAGATCAGGACCAGCGAGAGCAGGACCAGCGACATCAGGACCAGCGAGATCCGTGCAAGTGTCATTAGGAAAACCTCTGACGTCAGCTCCTCCTGA
- the irf2b gene encoding interferon regulatory factor 2 isoform X2, whose product MPVERMRMRPWLEEQINSCQIPGLKWVNKEKRIFQIPWMHAARHGWDLEKDAPLFMRWAVHTGKYQPGADRPDPKTWKANFRCAMNSLPDIEEVKDKSIKKGTNAFRVYKMLSSTERSLKKGKKKTDKEGNPKGRKEIYSSSPEVYPGPVDHSKQDLIKEEGVEVTVTDSASAIHSSVDDHVINSEQVPYVCQTIEVTTENEEQTVSSSHSYPLQISPASSCCGSGTDSDTEDIKEGVSAAWKQDYSKPVLRIPSCSLPGMATFVNPGKPNFRVTSTRDPTPLISYQIDSWSQNSLTPRTGEIRTGEIRTSESRTSDIRTSEIRASVIRKTSDVSSS is encoded by the exons ATGCCAGTAGAGAGAATGCGGATGCGGCCGTGGCTGGAAGAACAGATCAATTCTTGCCAGATACCAGGACTGAAATGGGTTAACAAA GAAAAGAGAATCTTCCAGATCCCATGGATGCACGCTGCACGGCACGGGTGGGACTTGGAGAAGGACGCTCCGCTCTTCATGCGCTGGGCCGTACACACTG GGAAGTATCAGCCGGGGGCCGACCGTCCAGATCCAAAGACGTGGAAGGCCAATTTCCGCTGCGCCATGAACAGCCTACCAGACATCGAAGAGGTGAAGGATAAAAGCATCAAAAAGGGAACCAATGCCTTCAGAGTTTATAAAATGCTGTCGTCCACGGAGAGAAGCTTGAAAAAGG GAAAGAAGAAGACAGATAAGGAGGGAAACCCAAAGGGAAGGAAAGag ATCTATTCTTCATCTCCTGAAGTTTATCCTGGACCTGTTGATCATAGCAAGCAGGACTTGATCAAGGAGGAAGGGGTAGAGGTCACAGTGACAGACAGTGCATCAG CAATTCACAGTTCAGTGGACGACCACGTGATCAACAGCGAGCAGGTCCCGTACGTGTGCCAGACGATCGAAGTGACCACTGAGAACGAAGAGCAGACCGTCAGCTCCTCCCATTCCTACCCACTACAGATCTCTCCAGCTTCCTCGTGCTGCG GCAGCGGGACAGACAGTGATACAGAAGATATTAAAGAG GGCGTTAGTGCAGCATGGAAGCAGGATTACAGCAAACCCGTCCTCAGGATCCCCTCCTGCTCCCTCCCTGGCATGGCCACCTTTGTGAATCCGGGCAAACCCAACTTCAGGGTGACCAGCACGCGGGACCCCACGCCGCTGATCAGCTACCAGATCGACAGCTGGAGCCAGAACTCTCTCACGCCCAGGACCGGCGAGATCAGGACCGGCGAGATCAGGACCAGCGAGAGCAGGACCAGCGACATCAGGACCAGCGAGATCCGTGCAAGTGTCATTAGGAAAACCTCTGACGTCAGCTCCTCCTGA